Proteins encoded together in one Thermococcus barophilus MP window:
- a CDS encoding RNA-guided endonuclease InsQ/TnpB family protein produces the protein MKRTVIVKLQPSKEQTKILSELADLGAKAWNRVNYLRRQQFFEGKIVDFNGTEKTVYEEFKKKIGSATVQQICRKNAESWRSFFSLLRKKRNGELPSWLKPKPPNYLKEDGRRKPLIVLRNDQYRIEGNRLILKGLGKFKRLEIQFKGRIHLKGKQGRLEITYDWVKRKWYAHLSLTVEEKLEGKEWVKVPREPLGNLSAGIDLGVNNLMAVYAENGESFLMNGRPLKSIDFYWRKRIAEYQSKLNKSGAKKSRKLKRMHEKAKLQAKHYINTAVRQTVKKLYDLGVSKIVVGYPKEIARNSERGKKQNFILSHIWRFNTVIKRLTEVSEEYGIRVILVNEAFTSQLCPLCGKPHEGARFVRGLFKCPTEGLVFNADLVGAFNILRKVKTITPNLGGLLAQERGNWPKTRPGGSKARFELGWNETPQTSLPMARS, from the coding sequence ATGAAGCGAACAGTAATAGTCAAACTCCAGCCGAGCAAAGAGCAGACAAAAATCCTTTCTGAGTTAGCAGACCTCGGAGCCAAAGCATGGAACAGGGTGAACTATCTGAGAAGACAGCAATTCTTCGAGGGCAAAATCGTGGACTTTAATGGCACAGAAAAAACCGTTTATGAAGAGTTTAAGAAGAAAATCGGTTCTGCAACCGTCCAACAAATCTGCAGGAAGAATGCTGAAAGCTGGAGAAGTTTCTTCTCCCTCCTTCGGAAGAAGCGGAACGGAGAACTTCCCTCTTGGCTAAAACCGAAACCTCCAAACTACCTGAAAGAAGACGGGAGGAGAAAGCCCTTAATCGTCCTCAGAAACGACCAGTATCGGATTGAGGGGAACAGGTTAATCCTCAAAGGCCTTGGTAAATTCAAACGCCTTGAAATCCAGTTCAAGGGCAGAATACACTTGAAGGGCAAGCAAGGGCGGTTGGAAATCACTTATGATTGGGTAAAGCGGAAGTGGTACGCTCATCTAAGCCTCACGGTCGAGGAAAAACTTGAGGGTAAAGAATGGGTTAAAGTCCCAAGGGAACCATTGGGCAACCTTTCGGCAGGAATTGACTTGGGCGTGAACAACTTAATGGCCGTTTACGCTGAAAACGGTGAAAGCTTCCTCATGAATGGAAGACCGTTAAAGAGTATCGACTTTTACTGGAGGAAGAGAATTGCTGAGTATCAATCAAAACTCAACAAGTCTGGAGCAAAGAAGAGCAGGAAGCTTAAGAGAATGCATGAGAAGGCCAAACTTCAAGCGAAGCATTACATTAATACTGCCGTGAGGCAAACGGTTAAAAAACTCTACGATTTGGGCGTCAGTAAAATCGTGGTCGGTTACCCAAAGGAAATTGCAAGGAATTCTGAAAGAGGTAAAAAGCAGAATTTCATTCTCTCTCATATTTGGCGGTTCAATACTGTTATTAAACGCTTAACCGAAGTCTCTGAAGAGTATGGTATTCGAGTCATTTTGGTGAATGAGGCTTTCACTTCTCAGCTTTGCCCCCTCTGTGGGAAGCCCCACGAAGGGGCTCGCTTCGTTCGTGGGTTGTTTAAGTGTCCCACAGAGGGGCTTGTTTTCAATGCAGACTTGGTTGGAGCGTTTAACATTTTGCGCAAGGTGAAAACCATAACCCCGAACTTGGGTGGTTTGCTTGCCCAAGAGAGGGGTAACTGGCCGAAGACCCGGCCAGGGGGGTCGAAGGCCCGCTTTGAATTGGGTTGGAATGAGACCCCTCAAACCTCCCTGCCAATGGCGAGGAGTTAA
- a CDS encoding DUF5615 family PIN-like protein — MKFLADENIPLKVVKKLREEGFDIISITELNPGISDEKVAEISQNEDRVLVTFFF, encoded by the coding sequence TTGAAATTTCTAGCTGATGAGAACATTCCATTGAAAGTCGTGAAAAAACTGCGAGAGGAAGGATTTGATATAATATCAATAACTGAGCTAAATCCTGGAATTAGCGATGAAAAAGTAGCAGAAATATCACAAAATGAAGACCGAGTTCTTGTTACATTTTTCTTTTGA
- a CDS encoding DUF433 domain-containing protein, which yields MYFILELLANGWSIEEILENYPQLKKEDIYEAIRYASMILKEEEYIEISS from the coding sequence GTGTATTTCATATTAGAGCTACTGGCCAATGGATGGAGTATTGAAGAGATTTTAGAAAATTATCCCCAGTTAAAAAAAGAGGACATATATGAGGCTATCAGATATGCATCTATGATACTCAAGGAGGAGGAATACATTGAAATTTCTAGCTGA
- a CDS encoding geranylgeranyl reductase family protein — protein MKYDIVIIGGSVVGSYLATLLARHYRIAVIEAKSSFGGKACTGIIGAKSYEELKLPKDAIINKLRGAVFYSKIQSFEIERKEPQAYMVDRKILEKSLAERAVKRGAEYYMNTRFLGFRNGKAVLQRFNDRFEINADFYIGADGVNSKVAQEIGAKTKAEFLSGYEVEIVGEFEKPDFVELWVNKELNEDFFFWVAPINESLARVGTFGRLDALFNFIRARMLKETNIVEFKAGSVALGVRKPWVKGNVALVGDAALQIKPLTAGGIAYGMYCAYALAYSLINGKPEDYERLCKNIKREISFGLKARRLFKNLNQEQIEKLFEVLSSREAIEVIESTADFDEHAKTIKALIKHPKLLARALKVTPMIIRYLL, from the coding sequence ATGAAGTATGATATTGTAATTATTGGTGGTAGTGTGGTTGGTAGTTATTTAGCAACTTTGCTTGCGAGACACTACAGAATAGCCGTGATTGAGGCAAAGAGCTCTTTTGGTGGAAAGGCATGTACCGGAATTATTGGAGCAAAGAGTTATGAGGAGTTGAAACTTCCAAAAGATGCTATAATCAACAAACTGAGAGGAGCAGTTTTCTACTCAAAGATACAGAGCTTTGAGATTGAGAGAAAAGAACCCCAAGCGTACATGGTTGACAGGAAGATTCTTGAAAAAAGCTTAGCAGAAAGGGCGGTGAAAAGGGGAGCCGAATACTATATGAATACAAGATTTCTGGGCTTCAGAAATGGAAAAGCTGTTCTTCAGAGGTTTAATGACAGGTTTGAGATAAACGCTGACTTTTATATCGGAGCTGATGGTGTGAACAGCAAAGTGGCTCAAGAGATTGGTGCAAAAACCAAAGCAGAATTCTTAAGTGGTTATGAAGTTGAGATCGTTGGAGAGTTTGAAAAACCAGACTTCGTTGAGCTTTGGGTGAATAAAGAACTCAATGAAGACTTTTTCTTCTGGGTTGCTCCAATAAATGAAAGCTTGGCAAGAGTTGGAACCTTTGGAAGGCTTGACGCTCTCTTTAATTTCATCAGAGCCAGAATGCTAAAAGAGACCAATATTGTTGAGTTTAAAGCTGGAAGTGTTGCATTGGGCGTTAGAAAGCCGTGGGTTAAAGGAAACGTTGCATTGGTGGGAGATGCAGCTTTGCAGATTAAGCCTTTAACCGCCGGAGGAATTGCATACGGAATGTACTGTGCATATGCTCTCGCTTATTCTCTTATTAACGGAAAACCCGAGGACTATGAAAGGCTTTGTAAGAATATAAAACGTGAGATTTCCTTTGGATTGAAAGCGAGGAGGCTTTTCAAGAACCTCAACCAAGAACAGATTGAAAAGCTCTTCGAGGTCTTATCAAGCAGGGAAGCAATAGAGGTTATTGAAAGCACAGCAGATTTTGACGAACACGCAAAGACAATAAAAGCCCTTATAAAACATCCAAAGCTTTTAGCTAGAGCATTGAAAGTTACACCTATGATAATTAGATATTTGCTCTGA
- the pcp gene encoding pyroglutamyl-peptidase I, whose translation MKVLVTGFEPFGGENVNPSWEAVKMLPDAIRDAEIVKYQLPVSFKKVKELLPDIISKEKPGVIILTGQAGGRVNVTVERVAINVMDSKKEDNDGYKPEDEPIFEDAPAAYFSTLPIKRIVKALRENKIPAVVSNTAGTYVCNTAMFTALHYVATNELKAKAGFIHVPYIPEQVLEKNAPSMPLEMIKRAIEIAIRESLD comes from the coding sequence ATGAAAGTTTTGGTTACGGGTTTTGAACCATTTGGAGGAGAAAATGTAAACCCTTCTTGGGAAGCTGTTAAAATGCTTCCAGATGCTATAAGGGATGCTGAAATTGTCAAGTATCAGCTCCCGGTCAGCTTCAAAAAAGTTAAGGAGCTTTTGCCAGATATCATCTCAAAGGAGAAGCCAGGGGTGATAATCCTAACAGGCCAAGCTGGGGGAAGAGTAAACGTAACAGTTGAAAGAGTTGCGATAAATGTTATGGATTCAAAGAAAGAGGACAACGATGGATATAAACCGGAAGATGAGCCAATCTTTGAAGATGCTCCCGCAGCTTACTTTTCAACTCTGCCTATAAAACGAATCGTAAAGGCTTTGAGGGAAAATAAGATACCAGCAGTGGTTTCGAATACCGCTGGAACTTATGTGTGCAACACTGCAATGTTTACGGCTCTCCACTATGTTGCTACAAATGAATTAAAGGCCAAAGCTGGATTTATTCATGTTCCCTACATCCCGGAGCAAGTGTTGGAGAAAAATGCTCCATCAATGCCGTTAGAAATGATAAAAAGAGCAATAGAAATCGCCATTAGAGAAAGTCTTGACTAA
- a CDS encoding DUF460 domain-containing protein, translating to MPILILGVDIISENPKRFAVVSWFNGRLEKKGEFTFYRLVRFIRAKRPDIIAMDNIHELGDELKKFLRALPQGTKLVQVTGRPGEQRSLWSLARENGIRVGDKFDPYEEAKVCALLASKGVGYEVLAFEDEVIIKVSRGRSQGKGGWSQDRYRRRVHNLIQNKVREIEEALRKADIPFDLEVEEKDYGLARGEFKVYASREELAGLIKPMHGGDVEIKINPVERKSLEFVPLKSEKAIQVRKSVIVGLDPGITVGIAALDLDGNIVAVYSERNMAVSDIVRFISDIGHPIILATDVNPAPGLVEKIARSFKAILYVPRESLRVEEKNELLRSLGISVDDDHQRDALAAAYKAYLRLKPKLEHVDAKLRELGLMKKSNEIKALVIQGYNLGEAIMKVKLRERPKEEIKALPEEESVDVTPYIEKIKELERTIEMLERENQELRAIIEEQKKKIEKLEDKLAYYDEEVRAKVIKSREIEIRDKRIAYLEKELREAKAIIEKLSRDLVLAKRMHLLELKGSAVPLKVLENLTWKEIERLERSAQIKKDDIIYVVNPSGAGKSIAEHLVEKGIRALISAKTLPDNVYGVLRENKVPVFYEDEIEVKRVDEFAIVDREELERAIEQKLAQWEEEDREKEIQEFLKLVEEYRIERIKELKRKAEEEG from the coding sequence ATGCCTATTCTCATACTTGGAGTTGATATAATCAGTGAAAATCCAAAGAGGTTTGCTGTGGTTAGTTGGTTCAATGGAAGACTTGAGAAAAAGGGGGAGTTCACATTTTATAGGTTAGTTCGTTTTATCCGGGCAAAAAGGCCGGATATAATTGCAATGGACAACATCCATGAGCTTGGTGATGAATTAAAGAAGTTTCTAAGAGCTTTACCCCAGGGAACTAAGCTCGTTCAGGTCACTGGAAGGCCCGGAGAACAACGATCTCTCTGGAGTTTGGCAAGGGAGAATGGAATTAGAGTTGGTGATAAGTTCGACCCTTATGAGGAAGCCAAGGTTTGTGCCCTACTGGCATCTAAGGGGGTTGGCTATGAGGTTTTGGCATTTGAAGATGAGGTTATAATAAAGGTCTCCAGAGGTAGGAGTCAGGGAAAGGGCGGCTGGAGTCAAGACAGATATAGGAGAAGAGTTCATAACCTTATTCAAAATAAAGTCAGAGAAATCGAAGAAGCACTAAGGAAGGCAGACATTCCTTTTGATTTGGAAGTTGAAGAAAAAGACTACGGGTTAGCGAGAGGAGAGTTTAAGGTCTATGCTTCAAGAGAGGAATTAGCGGGACTTATAAAGCCAATGCACGGTGGAGATGTTGAAATTAAAATAAACCCCGTGGAAAGAAAGAGCTTGGAGTTTGTGCCCCTGAAGAGCGAAAAAGCCATTCAAGTGAGAAAAAGTGTTATAGTTGGTCTCGATCCGGGGATAACTGTGGGTATAGCTGCTTTGGACTTGGATGGGAATATCGTGGCAGTTTACAGCGAGAGAAATATGGCGGTAAGCGATATTGTGAGATTTATCTCCGATATTGGCCATCCAATAATCCTCGCAACCGATGTCAATCCAGCTCCGGGTTTGGTTGAGAAAATCGCCCGTTCATTTAAGGCTATCCTCTATGTTCCGAGGGAGAGCTTGCGTGTAGAGGAAAAGAATGAGCTTTTGAGAAGCTTAGGCATCAGCGTCGATGATGATCATCAAAGAGATGCTTTGGCAGCTGCTTATAAGGCTTATTTAAGGTTGAAGCCAAAGCTTGAGCATGTTGATGCAAAGCTCAGAGAACTCGGATTAATGAAGAAGAGCAATGAGATCAAAGCTTTAGTTATTCAGGGATATAACCTCGGAGAGGCTATAATGAAAGTTAAGCTGAGAGAGAGACCAAAAGAGGAAATCAAAGCCCTCCCCGAAGAAGAAAGCGTTGATGTAACACCTTACATTGAGAAAATCAAGGAGCTTGAAAGGACAATTGAAATGCTTGAGAGGGAAAATCAAGAGCTTAGAGCGATAATTGAAGAGCAGAAGAAAAAGATTGAAAAGCTTGAGGATAAGCTGGCATATTATGATGAAGAAGTTAGGGCTAAAGTAATCAAAAGCAGGGAGATTGAGATCAGGGACAAGAGGATTGCATACCTTGAGAAGGAACTCAGAGAGGCAAAAGCGATAATTGAAAAACTCAGCAGGGACTTAGTTTTGGCAAAGAGAATGCACCTCCTTGAGCTTAAAGGTTCTGCAGTTCCTCTTAAAGTCCTTGAGAACTTAACATGGAAGGAGATAGAAAGGTTAGAGCGTTCTGCACAAATTAAAAAAGACGATATAATCTATGTTGTTAATCCTTCAGGGGCTGGGAAGAGCATAGCGGAACATCTTGTTGAAAAAGGAATCAGAGCTTTGATAAGTGCAAAAACTCTGCCAGATAATGTTTATGGAGTGCTCAGAGAGAACAAAGTCCCGGTGTTTTATGAGGATGAAATTGAGGTTAAGAGAGTTGACGAGTTTGCAATAGTTGATAGGGAAGAGCTTGAAAGAGCAATAGAGCAGAAGTTAGCTCAGTGGGAAGAGGAGGATAGGGAGAAGGAAATTCAGGAGTTCTTGAAATTGGTTGAAGAATACCGTATTGAGAGGATTAAAGAGCTTAAGAGGAAGGCTGAGGAGGAAGGATGA
- a CDS encoding transcriptional regulator: protein MDTIRQLVKNHVLGNPIRLGIMLYLLPRGRVLFKELQKVLDVTPGNLDSHLKTLEKAGYVKLTKVFADRPRTAVEITDKGAEETGKYLRTLKSLLTGVM from the coding sequence ATGGATACAATTAGACAGCTGGTGAAAAACCATGTGCTTGGAAACCCCATTAGGTTAGGTATCATGCTCTACCTCCTGCCAAGGGGAAGGGTTCTGTTTAAGGAACTGCAAAAGGTTTTAGATGTAACTCCCGGCAACTTAGACTCTCATCTAAAAACATTGGAGAAAGCAGGTTATGTAAAGCTGACAAAAGTCTTTGCAGACAGACCAAGGACTGCTGTTGAAATAACGGATAAAGGGGCTGAAGAAACTGGGAAATACTTGAGAACTTTGAAATCACTTCTTACTGGAGTCATGTGA
- a CDS encoding radical SAM protein, whose amino-acid sequence MKVEELYQKEGNKIRCLICERQCIIAEGKRGVCKNYANLNGKLIHLSYGKLSAVESRPIEIKPFFHYYPNSTALTFSGFGCNFYCPWCQNYHLSFSEPPRELRIISPKELVDLALKHGDEGLCASFNEPATLYTYLLDVFELGKKRGLYGCLVTNGYFTIKALERLIESGVSGFSIDIKGCPGIKVLTTVDHKKVFRNAKRALDLNVHVEMVYLVVTNANDFEECYSWIFKMHSEMLGENVPLHINRYYPMNYWREKPTSAKTLLDLKEIAQKEYNISYVYLGNIGSIEHETTYCPKCGKKLIVRSAYRVVEWNLTKDNRCPRCGEKIPIYGKANISF is encoded by the coding sequence ATGAAAGTTGAAGAACTTTATCAAAAAGAGGGCAACAAAATTAGATGCCTTATTTGTGAGAGGCAGTGCATAATTGCTGAAGGAAAGAGGGGGGTGTGCAAAAACTATGCCAACTTGAATGGCAAATTGATCCACCTCAGTTACGGAAAATTAAGTGCAGTCGAAAGCAGGCCAATTGAAATAAAGCCTTTCTTCCATTACTATCCGAACAGCACGGCTTTGACTTTTTCTGGTTTTGGTTGCAACTTTTACTGCCCTTGGTGTCAAAACTACCATCTGAGTTTCTCTGAGCCGCCTCGGGAATTAAGGATAATTTCTCCAAAAGAACTTGTAGATTTAGCCTTAAAACATGGAGATGAGGGCTTGTGTGCAAGCTTCAATGAGCCGGCAACACTTTATACTTATCTCTTGGATGTCTTTGAACTTGGAAAAAAGAGAGGCCTTTATGGTTGTCTTGTCACAAATGGTTATTTCACTATTAAAGCTTTGGAAAGACTAATCGAAAGCGGTGTCTCTGGCTTCAGCATTGACATCAAAGGCTGTCCGGGGATAAAAGTTCTTACAACAGTGGATCACAAGAAAGTGTTCAGAAATGCAAAGAGGGCATTGGACTTGAATGTCCACGTTGAGATGGTTTACCTTGTTGTTACCAACGCAAATGATTTTGAAGAATGCTATAGTTGGATCTTTAAGATGCACTCCGAAATGCTTGGAGAGAATGTTCCTCTCCACATAAACCGCTATTACCCAATGAACTACTGGAGGGAAAAGCCAACTTCTGCTAAGACGCTTTTAGATCTCAAAGAAATTGCTCAGAAGGAGTACAACATCAGCTACGTTTACCTCGGCAACATTGGTTCGATAGAGCATGAGACAACCTACTGTCCAAAATGCGGCAAAAAGCTCATCGTTCGCTCTGCATATAGGGTTGTTGAATGGAATCTGACAAAAGACAACAGATGTCCAAGATGTGGAGAGAAGATTCCGATTTATGGAAAAGCCAACATAAGCTTTTGA
- a CDS encoding TIGR00269 family protein produces the protein MKCSKCGREAVYHARYEGKYYCHKHFNEMVEKKVKQTVRKYRMIKRGERIAVGVSGGKDSVVLLHLLAKLRKKFPFEIVAITIDEGIEGYRPPSVEIAKKNAELLGIEHHVYSFKEYIGFTLDETVQIMGSFEKGERVGACSYCGVWRRWLLNYAAQDVQADKLAIGLNLDDEAQVFLMNIMRGDIARLGRTGPYYEVIHEDLVPRIKPLREVPEKEIVLYAVLNNIEVDFSECPYAVEAFRAEIRDWLNEMEEKHPGTKYQILRSYDKLFPILAKHYAKRELNRCKICGQPTTGEICKACQFKLQVQKKAKELGLTFKVE, from the coding sequence ATGAAGTGCTCAAAGTGCGGGAGAGAAGCTGTTTATCACGCTCGTTATGAAGGCAAATACTACTGCCACAAACACTTCAACGAAATGGTTGAGAAAAAAGTAAAGCAGACTGTGAGGAAGTACAGAATGATTAAGCGCGGCGAGAGGATAGCCGTTGGGGTGAGCGGTGGAAAGGACAGTGTTGTTCTCCTGCATCTTTTAGCCAAGCTTAGGAAGAAGTTTCCTTTTGAAATTGTTGCCATAACAATAGATGAAGGAATTGAAGGTTACAGACCGCCAAGCGTTGAAATAGCAAAGAAGAATGCGGAGCTCTTAGGGATAGAGCACCACGTCTATTCCTTCAAGGAATACATCGGCTTCACCCTTGATGAGACAGTTCAAATAATGGGGAGCTTTGAGAAGGGAGAGAGGGTTGGTGCTTGCTCTTATTGTGGAGTATGGAGGAGGTGGCTACTCAACTACGCGGCACAAGATGTTCAAGCAGACAAATTAGCCATTGGGTTAAACTTAGATGACGAGGCGCAGGTGTTCTTGATGAACATAATGCGCGGAGATATTGCGAGATTGGGGAGAACTGGGCCGTATTATGAAGTTATTCACGAAGATTTAGTCCCGAGAATTAAGCCCCTAAGAGAGGTGCCAGAAAAGGAAATTGTTCTTTACGCTGTTTTAAATAACATTGAGGTTGATTTCAGCGAATGTCCGTATGCCGTTGAGGCATTCAGAGCCGAAATAAGAGACTGGCTGAATGAGATGGAAGAAAAACATCCGGGAACGAAATATCAAATTTTAAGGAGCTATGATAAGCTCTTTCCAATTTTAGCAAAACACTATGCGAAGAGAGAGCTGAACCGCTGCAAGATCTGCGGACAGCCGACAACTGGAGAGATATGCAAGGCATGTCAGTTCAAACTGCAGGTGCAGAAGAAGGCTAAAGAGCTTGGATTGACATTTAAAGTGGAATAA
- a CDS encoding TIGR00725 family protein gives MIQIAIAGSSDEKPLEKAEKKAREFARELGKYKDEVVLLTGGRGGIMKIVSEEFTKAGGVVIGILPERQEGNEFNTIRIKTGMDFAERSAIMINSADVLVVLGGGIGTMVEALMAYDYGIPLIVVTDTGYASDRLELLARDGYFDHKRIVKVEFTSDPRDAVKLALELKKAEKSAEI, from the coding sequence ATGATTCAAATAGCGATAGCGGGCTCAAGTGATGAAAAACCGCTGGAAAAAGCAGAGAAAAAGGCGAGAGAATTTGCAAGAGAGCTCGGAAAGTACAAAGATGAAGTGGTTTTATTAACCGGGGGCAGAGGGGGAATCATGAAAATAGTCAGCGAGGAATTCACGAAAGCCGGAGGGGTCGTGATTGGAATACTTCCAGAGAGACAAGAAGGCAATGAGTTCAACACAATAAGAATAAAAACCGGAATGGATTTTGCAGAGAGGAGTGCCATAATGATAAACTCTGCAGATGTTTTAGTGGTTTTAGGAGGCGGTATCGGCACAATGGTTGAGGCATTAATGGCATATGACTACGGCATTCCGTTGATTGTTGTTACAGACACAGGGTATGCAAGCGATAGGCTTGAATTATTAGCCAGAGATGGCTACTTCGACCATAAAAGGATTGTAAAAGTTGAATTTACAAGCGATCCAAGAGATGCTGTAAAATTGGCATTGGAACTCAAAAAAGCAGAGAAATCGGCTGAAATTTAA
- a CDS encoding site-2 protease family protein yields MNLWTVLIIILAFWGILYVLFGRKEEEEEGLAVDMFVIMWRTKKLLGFIDKIALKYRRFWKVYGTIGIIVGFGGMAFVFYMLIKSAFIAIKAKAQVAGVQLVIPGVTIPLWYGLIGLIVVMVVHELSHGVVARAEDLPLKSVGLVLFFVIPGAFVEPDEEELKKVPLVKRLRVYAAGSMANIVTALLALMLLNYALAPVLQPAGVEITQFDPKGPAINHLHEGDIIIGINGEQIKTIEDFLNFMNTTKPGQIIALEILRNGEKIIVKVPLGENPNNPEKGYLGVYPSQYVVSTIGYENIILPLAFALYWIYILNLGIGLMNLFPLIPLDGGRMLDETLKEYLPEKVAKPISFAFIGIGVLLLAINLIPAIRNLIG; encoded by the coding sequence ATGAATCTTTGGACAGTCCTTATTATCATCCTTGCATTCTGGGGAATTCTCTATGTTCTCTTTGGAAGAAAAGAAGAAGAGGAGGAAGGCTTAGCGGTTGACATGTTTGTGATAATGTGGCGTACAAAAAAGCTTCTTGGATTCATAGATAAGATTGCTCTGAAGTACAGGCGTTTTTGGAAGGTTTATGGAACAATTGGAATTATTGTGGGATTTGGAGGGATGGCGTTTGTCTTTTACATGTTAATAAAATCTGCCTTTATTGCTATAAAAGCTAAAGCCCAAGTCGCTGGAGTTCAGCTCGTAATTCCTGGCGTTACAATACCACTGTGGTATGGTTTGATTGGTTTAATCGTTGTAATGGTTGTCCACGAACTGAGCCACGGAGTTGTTGCGAGAGCTGAGGATTTGCCTTTAAAGTCCGTTGGACTTGTTCTGTTTTTTGTAATCCCCGGAGCTTTTGTTGAGCCTGATGAAGAGGAACTAAAAAAGGTACCCCTTGTTAAAAGACTAAGGGTTTATGCCGCTGGTTCAATGGCTAACATTGTTACCGCTCTGCTTGCTCTCATGCTTCTTAATTATGCTTTAGCCCCAGTTCTTCAGCCTGCAGGTGTTGAGATAACACAGTTTGATCCAAAAGGTCCAGCCATAAACCATCTCCACGAAGGGGACATAATAATTGGAATAAATGGAGAGCAGATAAAGACCATTGAAGATTTCTTGAACTTCATGAACACAACAAAGCCTGGGCAGATTATAGCACTGGAAATTCTGCGAAATGGTGAAAAAATTATTGTCAAAGTACCTCTCGGAGAAAATCCAAACAACCCTGAAAAAGGTTATCTGGGGGTGTATCCCTCCCAATATGTGGTATCAACAATAGGATACGAAAACATCATTCTCCCATTGGCATTTGCTTTGTATTGGATTTACATCTTAAACCTCGGAATAGGTCTGATGAACCTCTTCCCGTTAATACCTCTTGATGGCGGCAGAATGCTCGATGAAACACTAAAAGAATACCTCCCTGAGAAGGTCGCAAAGCCAATAAGCTTTGCTTTCATTGGCATTGGAGTTTTGCTGCTTGCAATAAATCTAATCCCCGCCATACGGAACCTAATAGGGTGA
- a CDS encoding UDP-N-acetylglucosamine 3-dehydrogenase: MLRVGVVGVGNMGRHHARVYSELAEEGKVEFIGVADANFKRAKEIAGQYKIRAFQDYRELMSKVDAVSIAVPTSLHKQIALDFIEKGINILVEKPIAESIESAQEIIKAAKANNVVLMVGHIERFNPAVLKLREILRDGALGEIVTLMAKRVGPFPPQIKDVGVIIDLAVHDIDVMSFLLGEQVKEVYAKAGSAKNPLELEDYAVMVLTFESATGIVETNWLTPHKVRKLSVVGTEGIAELDYINQELTLYNHEWIRKAKIQKREPLRNEIEHFVECIEKGVEPIVSGRDGLHALKVAIMALESAKEGKIIKS, from the coding sequence ATGCTTAGGGTTGGCGTTGTCGGCGTTGGAAACATGGGGAGGCATCATGCAAGGGTTTACAGTGAATTAGCAGAAGAAGGGAAAGTTGAGTTCATAGGGGTTGCAGATGCAAATTTTAAAAGGGCAAAAGAGATTGCAGGACAGTACAAGATTAGGGCGTTTCAAGATTATAGGGAGCTGATGAGTAAAGTCGATGCAGTAAGCATTGCAGTTCCTACTTCTCTTCACAAACAGATTGCTTTGGATTTTATTGAGAAGGGGATTAACATTTTGGTTGAAAAACCTATAGCAGAGAGCATTGAAAGCGCTCAAGAAATCATTAAAGCAGCAAAAGCAAATAATGTCGTTCTGATGGTCGGGCACATTGAGAGATTCAATCCAGCTGTGCTTAAACTGAGGGAAATTTTGAGAGACGGAGCCCTTGGGGAGATCGTAACTCTGATGGCAAAGCGTGTCGGCCCTTTCCCTCCGCAAATTAAAGACGTTGGTGTGATAATTGACTTAGCAGTTCACGATATCGATGTCATGAGCTTTTTATTGGGAGAACAGGTTAAGGAAGTTTACGCAAAAGCCGGAAGCGCTAAAAATCCTCTTGAGCTGGAAGATTACGCTGTGATGGTGCTGACCTTTGAATCAGCAACTGGAATTGTTGAGACAAACTGGCTGACTCCCCATAAAGTCAGAAAGCTCAGTGTTGTGGGAACAGAAGGAATTGCAGAGCTTGATTACATTAACCAAGAGCTAACCTTATACAATCATGAATGGATTAGAAAAGCAAAGATTCAGAAGAGAGAACCTTTAAGGAATGAGATAGAGCATTTTGTTGAGTGCATTGAAAAAGGCGTTGAGCCAATTGTTTCTGGAAGAGATGGTTTGCATGCATTGAAAGTAGCGATAATGGCATTAGAGAGTGCAAAAGAAGGAAAGATCATTAAGAGTTAG